From the Mycoplasmatota bacterium genome, one window contains:
- a CDS encoding D-alanyl-D-alanine carboxypeptidase has protein sequence MASFVYTNKLVKHVPGIDGLKTGWTSQSGYNLTATMKKDNMRLISVIMGEASPTQRNYDTVKLLKYGFSQYEAVEYQSINYKVDEYKNILLTPQKIKIVTKKGEKPTGLEEQFNFTIDKNGVKAGEQIGELKILKDGKVIYTVPLTVEQDVKKASYFDVLGRTFKSMFFD, from the coding sequence TTGGCGTCTTTTGTATATACCAATAAACTTGTCAAACATGTTCCTGGTATTGATGGCCTAAAAACAGGGTGGACATCACAATCTGGTTATAACTTAACCGCAACAATGAAAAAAGACAATATGCGTTTAATTAGTGTTATTATGGGAGAAGCATCTCCAACGCAAAGAAATTATGATACAGTAAAACTATTAAAATATGGTTTCAGTCAATATGAAGCAGTGGAATATCAAAGTATAAACTACAAAGTAGATGAATATAAAAACATCTTACTTACACCACAAAAGATTAAGATTGTGACAAAAAAAGGTGAAAAGCCAACAGGTTTAGAAGAACAATTCAACTTTACAATAGATAAAAATGGTGTAAAAGCAGGAGAACAAATTGGAGAACTTAAAATCTTAAAAGATGGAAAAGTAATCTATACAGTTCCATTAACCGTAGAACAAGATGTTAAGAAAGCATCCTATTTTGATGTATTAGGAAGAACGTTTAAATCGATGTTCTTTGATTGA